A genomic segment from Drosophila miranda strain MSH22 chromosome 3, D.miranda_PacBio2.1, whole genome shotgun sequence encodes:
- the LOC108160097 gene encoding nephrin isoform X2, which produces MQFWISLTFAVLLASIGCSSGSSLATVTAPTTAASLPAVQKFRITPHDLQILEGTDTLLRCEVSARAGKVQWTKDGFALGFSAVIPGFPRYSVLVDGQHGIYNLQVKNASLEDDAEYQCQVGPAAGNPAIRANAKLSIVAAPSSIVIEGFARNAKVEVVERQNLTLHCITENANPAAEIVWYQGEVPITMVPIVSVNQTSPKRFTTSSTLLLQPRSDDDYKEYSCEARHKALPPDVPMRAQVQLSVLYPPGPPFFEGYSQGESLHRGQEMQIACRSRGGNPPAQLVWYRNGVAINSPQRTSGRLSENVYKFTASAEDNGANLVCEAKNLLATSPLRAELNLTVLYAPKDVYLSGANRAKVGDSVELGCVTAPSNPPARISWSMNGRPLANGTYKTTSSSDGGWVSSSNISLSIDSQSRTFIAVCHALNTELTQNVVGSHTVNVLYAPSPPLLTGYNDGDILISGSILKLQCSSAGGNPPPTLQWYKNDKRVNGPSKVVDSKIVSELSLLVNASDNNAIYKCEVQNAAIDIPLFATKTLGVHFPPETVKISVAPKNLVPGIRAKLICDSSSSNPPAKISWWKDGIPVEGLNLANKPGLWGGSVSTLEMYVNITQDLDGIIYTCQSHNEVLQRSVHETISLDILYPPKFEGSQTTTFVGVEGAPFHVELVASGNPMSISYTWTKDGLPITTNTLSGQRLISDGPRLNISRLSRNDAGVYICEALNSQGTSLLEIQVAVEYAPTISSVSEGQSFMAGQPAVLACHIQARPLDASHVRWTRDGYDLSSRTTSSFENGTALLQIASVERSDIGNFTCIVDNQRGAPAAENVLLVVQTVPEIDHTPAFTRYAARLGVRAQLICRALASPQPSFIWRRHGKDLKMQRRNKFKTLDRQVDALNYESALLIENTSADDYGQYECVVRNALGQASTTLEFSKPSRPDTPLQLRVGNVSDTGVELMWSPGFDGGMQTYYRLRLKQHGEDKYKYVDAKPGNLNITLDGLKPGATYYFSVMAANEAGGSKFMPDIKLSLSKGSQPHSAEYTEKDELPNVMIIGITSAAMVLLVLNAALVAWFVIRRQNKSQGEAEPSNDDVYSKEDNQSVYKADVQKKAAASTYLVENVDIIQSTAYPPKYQESSMCTPHYPMCNPDFTRTLPNPKRHSQRNSATGMIDGMPMRSKDDHMLISNGLYIPSPSPASSLVIKGSYISSPSPAPPADGSYFNMSNKYMSYPPVTY; this is translated from the exons CTTCTATCGGctgcagcagtggcagcagcctGGCAACAGTTACGGCCCCGACTACGGCCGCATCGCTACCTGCTGTGCAGAAGTTCCGCATAACGCCACACGATCTGCAAATACTCGAGGGCACGGACACCCTCCTGCGCTGCGAAGTGTCCGCCCGAGCTGGGAAAGTGCAGTGGACCAAGGACGGCTTTGCACTCGGGTTTTCAGCGGTCATACCCGGATTTCCACGCTACTCGGTGCTGGTGGATGGCCAGCACGGTATCTACAATTTGCAGGTGAAGAACGCCAGTCTGGAGGACGATGCGGAGTATCAGTGCCAGGTGGGACCTGCTGCCGGAAATCCAGCTATTCGAGCCAACGCCAAGCTAAGCATCGTGGCCGCTCCCAGTAGCATTGTCATCGAGGGCTTTGCCCGGAACGCCAAGGTGGAGGTGGTGGAGAGGCAAAACCTGACGCTGCACTGCATCACCGAGAACGCCaatccggcagcggagattgTCTGGTACCAGGGCGAAGTACCAATTACAATGG TTCCCATTGTCTCTGTGAATCAGACGTCTCCCAAACGATTTACGACCAGTTCGACACTGCTTCTGCAGCCACGATCCGATGACGACTACAAGGAGTACTCCTGCGAGGCCCGTCACAAAGCACTGCCCCCCGACGTACCCATGCGAGCCCAGGTCCAGCTTTCTGTGCTGT ATCCGCCCGGTCCACCATTCTTTGAGGGTTACAGTCAGGGTGAGAGCCTCCATCGGGGGCAGGAAATGCAAATCGCTTGTCGCAGCCGCGGCGGTAATCCTCCCGCACAGCTGGTGTGGTATCGGAATGGTGTGGCCATCAACTCGCCACAGCGCACCTCAGGACGTCTGTCGGAGAACGTGTACAAGTTCACAGCCTCGGCCGAGGACAATGGAGCGAATTTGGTGTGTGAGGCAAAGAATCTACTGGCAACTTCTCCCCTGCGCGCCGAACTCAACCTGACGGTCTTGT ATGCACCCAAGGATGTTTACCTGAGTGGCGCCAACCGAGCCAAGGTCGGCGACTCTGTGGAACTTGGATGCGTGACGGCTCCCTCGAATCCGCCGGCCCGCATTAGCTGGTCCATGAACGGCCGCCCCCTGGCTAATGGCACTTACAAGACGACCAGCAGCTCCGACGGCGGCTGGGTGAGCAGCTCCAACATCAGCCTGAGCATCGACTCCCAGAGTCGCACCTTCATTGCCGTCTGTCATGCCTTGAACACAGAACTCACCCAGAACGTGGTTGGCTCCCACACCGTAAATGTATTAT ACGCTCCATCACCACCCTTGTTGACGGGCTACAACGATGGCGACATACTCATCTCCGGATCCATACTGAAACTGCAATGCAGCTCCGCCGGCGGCAATCCGCCGCCCACACTCCAGTGGTACAAGAACGACAAGCGCGTGAACGGACCCTCCAAGGTGGTGGACAGCAAGATAGTCTCCGAGCTGTCGCTCTTGGTGAATGCCTCCGACAACAATGCTATCTACAAGTGCGAGGTCCAGAACGCAGCCATTGACATACCGCTCTTTGCCACCAAGACGTTGGGTGTCCATT TTCCCCCCGAGACTGTCAAGATCAGTGTGGCGCCAAAAAACCTGGTACCCGGCATCCGCGCAAAACTCATCTGCGACTCCAGCTCCAGCAATCCGCCAGCCAAGATAAGCTGGTGGAAGGATGGCATTCCCGTCGAGGGTCTCAACCTAGCCAACAAGCCAGGCCTCTGGGGCGGATCGGTCTCGACCCTGGAGATGTATGTGAACATCACCCAGGATCTCGATGGCATAATCTATACGTGTCAGAGTCACAACGAGGTCTTGCAACGGAGCGTGCACGAGACCATCAGCTTGGACATTCTTT ATCCGCCCAAGTTCGAGGGCTCTCAGACCACCACCTTCGTGGGTGTTGAGGGTGCCCCCTTCCATGTGGAACTTGTCGCCAGCGGTAACCCCATGTCGATCAGCTATACCTGGACCAAGGATGGTCTGCCTATTACCACCAATACGCTGAGCGGACAGCGATTGATCTCCGATGGACCTCGTCTGAATATAAGTCGGCTCAGTCGAAATGATGCGGGTGTTTATATCTGCGAGGCGCTTAATAGTCAAGGAACCTCTCTGCTGGAGATCCAAGTGGCTGTGGAAT ATGCCCCAACCATCAGCTCGGTCAGTGAGGGTCAGAGCTTCATGGCCGGCCAGCCAGCGGTTTTGGCCTGCCACATCCAAGCGCGTCCACTGGATGCCTCTCATGTTCGCTGGACAAGGGATGGCTATGACCTCAGCTCTCGCACCACCTCTAGTTTCGAGAACGGCACAGCTCTGCTGCAGATTGCAAGTGTGGAGCGCAGCGACATCGGGAACTTCACGTGCATTGTGGACAACCAGCGGGGAGCACCAGCCGCAGAGAATGTACTCCTAGTAGTGCAAA CTGTCCCGGAGATCGACCATACGCCCGCCTTCACCCGCTATGCAGCTCGCCTCGGAGTCAGGGCGCAGCTCATTTGCCGAGCCCTAGCGTCCCCCCAGCCCAGTTTTATTTGGCGGCGACACGGCAAGGACCTGAAGATGCAGCGCCGCAACAAGTTCAAAACCCTGGACCGTCAAGTGGATGCCCTGAACTACGAGTCTGCCTTGCTTATTGAGAATACCTCAGCGGATGACTACGGGCAGTACGAGTGCGTGGTGCGCAACGCCCTGGGGCAGGCGAGTACAACACTAGAATTCAGTAAACCCAGCCGGCCAGACACTCCCCTGCAGTTGAGGGTGGGAAATGTCTCCGACACGGGAGTGGAGCTGATGTGGAGTCCAGGCTTCGACGGAGGCATGCAGACCTACTACCGACTGCGCCTGAAGCAGCACGGGGAGGACAAGTACAAGTATGTCGACGCCAAGCCTGGCAACCTGAACATCACGCTGGATGGCCTCAAGCCAGGCGCCACCTACTACTTCTCCGTGATGGCGGCGAATGAGGCTGGAGGTAGCAAATTCATGCCCGACATTAAGCTCTCCCTCAGCAAGGGTTCCCAGCCCCATTCCGCGGAGTACACAGAAAAGGACGAGTTGCCTAATGTCATGATCATTGGCATCACGTCGGCGGCCATGGTGCTGCTGGTCCTCAATGCAGCCCTCGTTGCTTGGTTCGTGATTCGGCGCCAGAACAAATCCCAGGGCGAAGCGGAGCCCAGCAACGATGATGTCTACTCCAAGGAGGACAACCAGTCAGTCTATAAG GCGGATGTACAGAAGAAGGCCGCCGCCTCGACCTATCTGGTGGAGAACGTGGACATTATCCAGTCGACGGCGTATCCCCCCAAGTACCAGGAGAGCTCCATGTGCACACCCCACTATCCAATGTGCAACCCGGACTTCACGCGAACACTGCCAAACCCCAAGCGGCATAGCCAACGCAACAGTGCCACTGGCATGATTGACGGAATGCCCATGCGCTCCAAGGATGACCATATGCTGATCTCGAATGGTCTGTACATACCATCGCCATCGCCGGCCTCCTCGCTGGTGATCAAGGGCAGCTACATATCGTCACCATCGCCGGCGCCACCGGCCGATGGCTCCTACTTCAACATGAGTAACAAATACATGTCCTATCCGCCAGTG ACCTACTAG
- the LOC108160097 gene encoding nephrin isoform X1: MQFWISLTFAVLLASIGCSSGSSLATVTAPTTAASLPAVQKFRITPHDLQILEGTDTLLRCEVSARAGKVQWTKDGFALGFSAVIPGFPRYSVLVDGQHGIYNLQVKNASLEDDAEYQCQVGPAAGNPAIRANAKLSIVAAPSSIVIEGFARNAKVEVVERQNLTLHCITENANPAAEIVWYQGEVPITMVPIVSVNQTSPKRFTTSSTLLLQPRSDDDYKEYSCEARHKALPPDVPMRAQVQLSVLYPPGPPFFEGYSQGESLHRGQEMQIACRSRGGNPPAQLVWYRNGVAINSPQRTSGRLSENVYKFTASAEDNGANLVCEAKNLLATSPLRAELNLTVLYAPKDVYLSGANRAKVGDSVELGCVTAPSNPPARISWSMNGRPLANGTYKTTSSSDGGWVSSSNISLSIDSQSRTFIAVCHALNTELTQNVVGSHTVNVLYAPSPPLLTGYNDGDILISGSILKLQCSSAGGNPPPTLQWYKNDKRVNGPSKVVDSKIVSELSLLVNASDNNAIYKCEVQNAAIDIPLFATKTLGVHFPPETVKISVAPKNLVPGIRAKLICDSSSSNPPAKISWWKDGIPVEGLNLANKPGLWGGSVSTLEMYVNITQDLDGIIYTCQSHNEVLQRSVHETISLDILYPPKFEGSQTTTFVGVEGAPFHVELVASGNPMSISYTWTKDGLPITTNTLSGQRLISDGPRLNISRLSRNDAGVYICEALNSQGTSLLEIQVAVEYAPTISSVSEGQSFMAGQPAVLACHIQARPLDASHVRWTRDGYDLSSRTTSSFENGTALLQIASVERSDIGNFTCIVDNQRGAPAAENVLLVVQTVPEIDHTPAFTRYAARLGVRAQLICRALASPQPSFIWRRHGKDLKMQRRNKFKTLDRQVDALNYESALLIENTSADDYGQYECVVRNALGQASTTLEFSKPSRPDTPLQLRVGNVSDTGVELMWSPGFDGGMQTYYRLRLKQHGEDKYKYVDAKPGNLNITLDGLKPGATYYFSVMAANEAGGSKFMPDIKLSLSKGSQPHSAEYTEKDELPNVMIIGITSAAMVLLVLNAALVAWFVIRRQNKSQGEAEPSNDDVYSKEDNQSVYKLPITALQADVQKKAAASTYLVENVDIIQSTAYPPKYQESSMCTPHYPMCNPDFTRTLPNPKRHSQRNSATGMIDGMPMRSKDDHMLISNGLYIPSPSPASSLVIKGSYISSPSPAPPADGSYFNMSNKYMSYPPVTY; the protein is encoded by the exons CTTCTATCGGctgcagcagtggcagcagcctGGCAACAGTTACGGCCCCGACTACGGCCGCATCGCTACCTGCTGTGCAGAAGTTCCGCATAACGCCACACGATCTGCAAATACTCGAGGGCACGGACACCCTCCTGCGCTGCGAAGTGTCCGCCCGAGCTGGGAAAGTGCAGTGGACCAAGGACGGCTTTGCACTCGGGTTTTCAGCGGTCATACCCGGATTTCCACGCTACTCGGTGCTGGTGGATGGCCAGCACGGTATCTACAATTTGCAGGTGAAGAACGCCAGTCTGGAGGACGATGCGGAGTATCAGTGCCAGGTGGGACCTGCTGCCGGAAATCCAGCTATTCGAGCCAACGCCAAGCTAAGCATCGTGGCCGCTCCCAGTAGCATTGTCATCGAGGGCTTTGCCCGGAACGCCAAGGTGGAGGTGGTGGAGAGGCAAAACCTGACGCTGCACTGCATCACCGAGAACGCCaatccggcagcggagattgTCTGGTACCAGGGCGAAGTACCAATTACAATGG TTCCCATTGTCTCTGTGAATCAGACGTCTCCCAAACGATTTACGACCAGTTCGACACTGCTTCTGCAGCCACGATCCGATGACGACTACAAGGAGTACTCCTGCGAGGCCCGTCACAAAGCACTGCCCCCCGACGTACCCATGCGAGCCCAGGTCCAGCTTTCTGTGCTGT ATCCGCCCGGTCCACCATTCTTTGAGGGTTACAGTCAGGGTGAGAGCCTCCATCGGGGGCAGGAAATGCAAATCGCTTGTCGCAGCCGCGGCGGTAATCCTCCCGCACAGCTGGTGTGGTATCGGAATGGTGTGGCCATCAACTCGCCACAGCGCACCTCAGGACGTCTGTCGGAGAACGTGTACAAGTTCACAGCCTCGGCCGAGGACAATGGAGCGAATTTGGTGTGTGAGGCAAAGAATCTACTGGCAACTTCTCCCCTGCGCGCCGAACTCAACCTGACGGTCTTGT ATGCACCCAAGGATGTTTACCTGAGTGGCGCCAACCGAGCCAAGGTCGGCGACTCTGTGGAACTTGGATGCGTGACGGCTCCCTCGAATCCGCCGGCCCGCATTAGCTGGTCCATGAACGGCCGCCCCCTGGCTAATGGCACTTACAAGACGACCAGCAGCTCCGACGGCGGCTGGGTGAGCAGCTCCAACATCAGCCTGAGCATCGACTCCCAGAGTCGCACCTTCATTGCCGTCTGTCATGCCTTGAACACAGAACTCACCCAGAACGTGGTTGGCTCCCACACCGTAAATGTATTAT ACGCTCCATCACCACCCTTGTTGACGGGCTACAACGATGGCGACATACTCATCTCCGGATCCATACTGAAACTGCAATGCAGCTCCGCCGGCGGCAATCCGCCGCCCACACTCCAGTGGTACAAGAACGACAAGCGCGTGAACGGACCCTCCAAGGTGGTGGACAGCAAGATAGTCTCCGAGCTGTCGCTCTTGGTGAATGCCTCCGACAACAATGCTATCTACAAGTGCGAGGTCCAGAACGCAGCCATTGACATACCGCTCTTTGCCACCAAGACGTTGGGTGTCCATT TTCCCCCCGAGACTGTCAAGATCAGTGTGGCGCCAAAAAACCTGGTACCCGGCATCCGCGCAAAACTCATCTGCGACTCCAGCTCCAGCAATCCGCCAGCCAAGATAAGCTGGTGGAAGGATGGCATTCCCGTCGAGGGTCTCAACCTAGCCAACAAGCCAGGCCTCTGGGGCGGATCGGTCTCGACCCTGGAGATGTATGTGAACATCACCCAGGATCTCGATGGCATAATCTATACGTGTCAGAGTCACAACGAGGTCTTGCAACGGAGCGTGCACGAGACCATCAGCTTGGACATTCTTT ATCCGCCCAAGTTCGAGGGCTCTCAGACCACCACCTTCGTGGGTGTTGAGGGTGCCCCCTTCCATGTGGAACTTGTCGCCAGCGGTAACCCCATGTCGATCAGCTATACCTGGACCAAGGATGGTCTGCCTATTACCACCAATACGCTGAGCGGACAGCGATTGATCTCCGATGGACCTCGTCTGAATATAAGTCGGCTCAGTCGAAATGATGCGGGTGTTTATATCTGCGAGGCGCTTAATAGTCAAGGAACCTCTCTGCTGGAGATCCAAGTGGCTGTGGAAT ATGCCCCAACCATCAGCTCGGTCAGTGAGGGTCAGAGCTTCATGGCCGGCCAGCCAGCGGTTTTGGCCTGCCACATCCAAGCGCGTCCACTGGATGCCTCTCATGTTCGCTGGACAAGGGATGGCTATGACCTCAGCTCTCGCACCACCTCTAGTTTCGAGAACGGCACAGCTCTGCTGCAGATTGCAAGTGTGGAGCGCAGCGACATCGGGAACTTCACGTGCATTGTGGACAACCAGCGGGGAGCACCAGCCGCAGAGAATGTACTCCTAGTAGTGCAAA CTGTCCCGGAGATCGACCATACGCCCGCCTTCACCCGCTATGCAGCTCGCCTCGGAGTCAGGGCGCAGCTCATTTGCCGAGCCCTAGCGTCCCCCCAGCCCAGTTTTATTTGGCGGCGACACGGCAAGGACCTGAAGATGCAGCGCCGCAACAAGTTCAAAACCCTGGACCGTCAAGTGGATGCCCTGAACTACGAGTCTGCCTTGCTTATTGAGAATACCTCAGCGGATGACTACGGGCAGTACGAGTGCGTGGTGCGCAACGCCCTGGGGCAGGCGAGTACAACACTAGAATTCAGTAAACCCAGCCGGCCAGACACTCCCCTGCAGTTGAGGGTGGGAAATGTCTCCGACACGGGAGTGGAGCTGATGTGGAGTCCAGGCTTCGACGGAGGCATGCAGACCTACTACCGACTGCGCCTGAAGCAGCACGGGGAGGACAAGTACAAGTATGTCGACGCCAAGCCTGGCAACCTGAACATCACGCTGGATGGCCTCAAGCCAGGCGCCACCTACTACTTCTCCGTGATGGCGGCGAATGAGGCTGGAGGTAGCAAATTCATGCCCGACATTAAGCTCTCCCTCAGCAAGGGTTCCCAGCCCCATTCCGCGGAGTACACAGAAAAGGACGAGTTGCCTAATGTCATGATCATTGGCATCACGTCGGCGGCCATGGTGCTGCTGGTCCTCAATGCAGCCCTCGTTGCTTGGTTCGTGATTCGGCGCCAGAACAAATCCCAGGGCGAAGCGGAGCCCAGCAACGATGATGTCTACTCCAAGGAGGACAACCAGTCAGTCTATAAG CTGCCCATCACTGCTTTGCAGGCGGATGTACAGAAGAAGGCCGCCGCCTCGACCTATCTGGTGGAGAACGTGGACATTATCCAGTCGACGGCGTATCCCCCCAAGTACCAGGAGAGCTCCATGTGCACACCCCACTATCCAATGTGCAACCCGGACTTCACGCGAACACTGCCAAACCCCAAGCGGCATAGCCAACGCAACAGTGCCACTGGCATGATTGACGGAATGCCCATGCGCTCCAAGGATGACCATATGCTGATCTCGAATGGTCTGTACATACCATCGCCATCGCCGGCCTCCTCGCTGGTGATCAAGGGCAGCTACATATCGTCACCATCGCCGGCGCCACCGGCCGATGGCTCCTACTTCAACATGAGTAACAAATACATGTCCTATCCGCCAGTG ACCTACTAG